The following are encoded together in the Patagioenas fasciata isolate bPatFas1 chromosome 7, bPatFas1.hap1, whole genome shotgun sequence genome:
- the OBSL1 gene encoding obscurin-like protein 1 isoform X2, with the protein MEGFGGAPRFLAYPHAFTVQSGANAVLSCQITGDPQPSILWEKDKKPIEPSGHFHMEAKGNLYSLLVSHATPQDSGLYVCKARNSVGETYAAATLKVKAGELQEEDRCSGDEAPAFLVTPSSTWVCRGEDVMFTCRVSGQPCPVLEWEKDGHKLSDLFESSHFTVGQEPEDWHFLRLFGARPPDAGVYVCRARSGSREALAAAVLLVEPRAPPDRLPNGSPTDGPQLMMERQQRRRRRHTAGQHEGPESWVPNSVVPAREPGAKTFAVSAGKHAKFRCYVTGKPKPEIIWQKDGEPLTPSRRHLVYEDREGYFILKVLYCKPQDQGLYVCTASNTAGQTLSAVQLQVKEHRLRFQVQLADVEVAEREDAVLECQVPLETIPTAWYLEDRELQPSHKYVMEERGVLRRLTIRDVRTDDDGIYLCQMKDKGRSIAEVSVRGVITKRLPRKLDVMEGENAVFCVETREALEGICWSQDGLQLRESPRIVLKSFGRMHLLVLVHVTRQDAGTISFTAGESQTSSQLRVKCVKHDPPSTPVAAKMSVAESNVALLTWCPAPDAHHRPPSRYLLERREAVGGEWVQCLATDLPSRVRVLGDSVPREADYCFRVCATNEHGRSSPVEFPGSVHLAPAARLERGLQDAWVRDGEDAQFSLELSVAVHGAWFLNGARLGQEEEEAGGRCSVQCHGTEHSLLIRGARLADSGTQVTFLSGAVQDSATLHVQAPQVRIAPVPEAEQLREVPAGLPVLLECQVSPADTPVCWLKDGKAVPLDDIIAVQAEGCVRRLLLRSAGPSDTGTYTCDAGDDAMSFKVAITETPVRIVSSNEEAPHTYVAGQRVELWCQLSRPAAPVRWYKDGEEVEAGESLVLEQEGPRCRLVLPCARPQDTGEFVCDAGGDSVFYTITVAEAPVRIVSSNEEAPHTYVAGQRVELWCQLSRPAAPVHWYKDGEEVEAGESLVLEQEGPRCRLVLPCARPQDTGEFVCDAGGDSVFYTITVAAPQVHIAPVPEAEKLKEVLEGLPVSLECQVTPPDAPICWLKDGKAVVPTEVLAICSEGCSRRLHIATATLSDSGVYTCDAGDDAVSFRVTVSEPLVRIISSNEAAPHAYVAGQRVELWCQLSRPAAPVRWYKDGEEVKAGESLVLEQEGPQCRLVLPCAQLQDTGEFICNTGDASVSFHVSVAEPQVRILQPPQRSLELPVQAPGRVELRCELSVPGAPVRWFKDGLEVDETDNLLLLAEGAWRCLLIPRSSAEDAGEYICESKDEAVSFDVQVSEPPVRILQPLRPPPIVMVSPGETVTLDCELSPADAPVCWSKAGVRLEAGGSLVLEEEGAHRRLLIPMARAEDSGKYICDAADDTIAFTVQVLDPLVRILERDVLPIQRHCQVMEDLVLEVQLSHAHGEVKWYKDGEKLQDTGHVRLEEDGARRSLVILGATGRDTGEYLCDTGNDSIIFFVTVEVPEPPVTIVGSTGAMEHRCLVAGEDLVLTCELSRPDATVRWLRDGQEVQAGERVQMEARGVRRQLTIHGVQSSDSGCYICDAASDRMVTSVEVSAQPVCIVNKEEAQSPLEVLEGDSVTLVARLSLETAAAQWQKDGQMLCSGGRLLVCSEGPTRSLTIKQVELGDSGIFLCDAGDDEVHFTLHVKEAPVLFVNKREELEKLLVLEGGSTVLSAIVSMERADVTWLGPQQAVVAGERCELRRDGRVHSLVLHNVAKEDAGIYTCLSSNDQMQFDVSVRELQVKFLRGLSDVRARQGERVVLWCELCKARGDVLWRKDGQALVPGTRWQMMAEGRERSLVLSRVEPEDAGEYCCESNDDRTLATLTVQVPRVVEIITELKSLTVLEGEDATFKCLVSPEDVAVTWQLNGQPVFPGERLLVTRSGLCHSLTLRQCQPADAGTVTANAEGLVSMARLSVQEAQVLFVQKLRDVVAEEQGDACLEVEVSHEAAEVQWLKQGVLLQPSSKYQMQESGHRRTLTIRCLGPADRGTYRCESLHDRTQARLCVEPQKVSIRMPLADVETFEKETATFHLELSHPGVSGVWTRDGIRVKPSGTCRISATGCGHSLTLEGLALQDSGTITFTADTLRCSARLLVREPPVTMVRVPQDVGVTEMGVASFECELSRPSVEVKWFKDGQELRPGPHCRLYSVGLRRVLQLSRCELADTGTYTCDAGDCQASATLHVQERQVCITKDLQDACVQEGDNAVFTCEVSHEDVKGEWFRDGEKIKVSSTVKIRQEGTRHFLLLCGVRPEDAGFIRFTAGMAGSEASLQVEALPIRIVKPLRDKTVLARHKATLECTVSHARGRVRWLRGDTEIFAGDKYEICNLDCYRTLIIHCVGPEDEDSYTCDAFDDRSTARLLVEGR; encoded by the exons atggaggggtttgggggagccCCCAGGTTCCTGGCCTATCCACATGCATTCACAGTGCAAAGTGGTGCCAACGCAGTTCTGAGTTGCCAGATCACAGGTGACCCCCAGCCAAGCATCCTCTGGGAAAAAGACAAGAAACCGATCGAGCCCTCAGGCCATTTCCACATGGAGGCCAAGGGGAACCTGTACAGCCTGCTGGTGTCCCATGCCACCCCCCAGGACAGCGGGCTCTATGTCTGTAAGGCCAGGAACAGTGTTGGAGAGACCTATGCTGCTGCCACTCTCAAAGTGAAGGCGGGAGAGCTCCAGGAGGAGGATCGATGCTCGGGTGATGAGGCACCCGCCTTCCTTGTCACCCCCTCATCCACTTGGGTGTGCCGCGGGGAGGATGTGATGTTCACCTGCCGGGTGTCTGGGCAGCCGTGCCCGGTGCTGGAGTGGGAGAAGGACGGGCACAAGCTCTCTGACCTCTTCGAGAGCAGCCACTTCACAGTGGGGCAGGAGCCAGAGGACTGGCACTTCCTCAGGCTGTTTGGTGCCCGGCCACCAGATGCGGGGGTGTATGTTTGCAGGGCACGCAGCGGCTCCCGGGAGGCCCTGGCTGCTGCCGTGCTCCTGGTTGAACCCCGAGCAccgcctgacaggctccccaatGGCTCCCCCACTGACGGGCCCCAGCTGATGATGGAGCGGCAGcagcggaggcggcggcggcacaCAGCTGGACAGCATGAGGGACCAGAGTCCTGGGTGCCCAACAGTGTGGTGCCAGCCAGAGAGCCAGGGGCCAAGACATTCGCTGTGAGCGCAGGGAAGCATGCCAAGTTTCGCTGCTATGTCACCGGCAAACCCAAGCCAGAGATCATCTGGCAGAAAGATGGGGAGCCCCTCACCCCCAGCCGCAGGCACCTTGTCTACGAGGACCGAGAAGGCTACTTCATCCTCAAGGTGCTGTACTGCAAACCCCAGGACCAGGGTCTGTACGTCTGCACCGCATCCAACACTGCTGGCCAGACCCTCAGTGCAGTGCAGCTCCAGGTGAAAG AGCACCGGCTGCGGTTCCAGGTGCAGCTGGCAGATGTGGAGGTGGCGGAGCGGGAGGATGCCGTGCTGGAGTGCCAGGTGCCGCTGGAGACCATCCCCACTGCCTGGTACCTGGaggacagggagctgcagcccagccaCAAGTACGTGATGGAGGAGCGAGGTGTGCTGCGGCGCCTGACCATCCGTGACGTCCGCACGGATGATGATGGCATCTACCTCTGCCAGATGAAGGACAAAGGGCGCAGCATTGCTGAGGTCTCGGTTCGAG GGGTGATCACGAAGCGGCTGCCACGGAAACTGGATGTGATGGAGGGGGAGAACGCAGTTTTCTGCGTGGAGACACGGGAGGCATTGGAGGGGATCTGCTGGAGCCAGGATGGGCTGCAGCTGCGGGAGTCACCCCGCATCGTGCTGAAGAGCTTTGGCAGGATGCACCTCCTGGTGTTGGTGCATGTGACCCGCCAGGATGCAGgcaccatttccttcactgccGGCGAGTCGCAGACATCCTCCCAGCTCCGAGTGAAGT GTGTGAAGCATGACCCCCCAAGCACGCCGGTGGCAGCCAAGATGAGTGTGGCAGAGAGCAACGTGGCCCTACTGACGTGGTGCCCTGCGCCTGATGCCCACCACCGCCCCCCCAGCCGCTACCTGCTGGAGCGacgggaggcggtggggggcgaGTGGGTACAGTGCCTTGCCACTGACCTGCCCAGCCGGGTGCGGGTGCTGGGCGACAGCGTGCCCCGTGAGGCCGACTACTGCTTCCGCGTCTGCGCCACCAACGAGCAtggcaggagcagccctgtggagttCCCCGGCTCCGTGCATCTGG ccccGGCAGCTCGCCTGGAGAGAGGGCTGCAGGATGCGTGGGTGCGGGATGGTGAGGATGCGCAGTTCTCCCTGGAGCTGTCGGTTGCGGTGCATGGTGCCTGGTTCCTCAACGGCGCTAGACtgggccaggaggaggaggaggcaggaggccGGTGCAGCGTGCAGTGCCACGGGACAGAGCACTCACTGCTGATCCGGGGAGCACGGCTGGCTGACAGTGGGACACAGGTCACCTTCCTGTCCGGTGCTGTGCAGGACTCAGCCACCCTGCACGTGCAAG CCCCACAGGTCCGCATCGCCCCAGTACCTGAGGCCGAGCAGCTCCGGGAGGTGCCAGCAGGGCTACCTGTGCTGCTGGAGTGTCAGGTGTCCCCCGCAGACACCCCCGTCTGCTGGTTGAAGGATGGCAAGGCTGTGCCTCTGGATGACATTATTGCAGTGCAGGCAGAGGGCTGTGTGAGGAGGCTGCTCCTCCGCTCAGCAGGTCCCTCAGACACGGGCACGTACACCTGTGACGCTGGGGATGATGCCATGAGCTTCAAGGTGGCCATCACTG AGACACCGGTGAGGATCGTCAGTTCCAACGAGGAGGCTCCTCACACCTATGTGGCCGGGCAGCGCGTGGAGCTGTGGTGCCAGCTGTCCCGCCCGGCAGCCCCAGTGCGCTGGTACAAGgacggggaggaggtggaggcgggAGAGAGcctggtgctggagcaggaggggcCGCGGTGCCGGCTGGTGCTGCCCTGTGCCCGGCCGCAGGACACAGGGGAATTTGTCTGTGATGCTGGCGGGGACTCTGTGTTCTACACCATCACTGTGGCAG AAGCACCGGTGAGGATCGTCAGCTCCAACGAGGAGGCTCCTCACACCTATGTGGCCGGGCAGCGCGTGGAGCTGTGGTGCCAGCTGTCCCGCCCGGCAGCCCCAGTGCACTGGTAcaaggatggggaggaggtggaggcgggAGAGAGcctggtgctggagcaggaggggcCGCGGTGCCGGCTGGTGCTGCCCTGTGCCCGGCCACAGGACACAGGGGAATTTGTCTGTGATGCTGGCGGGGACTCTGTGTTCTACACCATCACTGTGGCAG CCCCGCAGGTCCACATTGCCCCAGTGCCTGAAGCAGAGAAGCTCAAGGAGGTGCTGGAAGGGCTGCCTGTGTCACTGGAGTGCCAGGTGACCCCACCAGATGCCCCCATCTGCTGGCTGAAGGATGGCAAGGCCGTGGTCCCAACTGAAGTCCTAGCCATCTGCTCAGAGGGATGCTCGCGGAGGCTGCACATCGCCACAGCCACTCTGTCTGACTCAGGGGTGTACACCTGTGATGCCGGGGATGATGCTGTCAGCTTCAGGGTGACCGTGAGCG AGCCACTGGTGAGGATCATCAGCTCTAACGAGGCGGCTCCTCACGCCTATGTGGCCGGGCAGCGCGTGGAGCTGTGGTGCCAGCTGTCCCGCCCGGCAGCCCCAGTGCGCTGGTACAAGGACGGGGAGGAGGTGAAGGCAGGCGAGAGTctggtgctggagcaggaggggcCACAGTGCCGGCTGGTGCTGCCCTGTGCCCAGCTGCAGGACACAGGGGAGTTCATCTGCAACACTGGGGATGCATCTGTCTCATTCCATGTCTCGGTGGCAG AGCCACAAGTGCGGATCCTGCAGCCTCCACAGCGCTcgctggagctgccagtgcagGCACCGGGGCGTGTGGAGCTGCGGTGCGAGCTCTCTGTGCCAGGTGCTCCTGTACGCTGGTTCAAGGACGGGCTGGAGGTGGATGAGACTGAcaacctgctgctgctggcagagggtGCCTGGCGCTGCCTCCTCATCCCCAGGAGCAGTGCTGAGGATGCGGGCGAGTACATCTGCGAAAGCAAGGATGAGGCCGTCTCTTTCGATGTCCAGGTGTCAG AGCCGCCAGTGAGGATCCTGCAGCCTCTCAGGCCTCCTCCCATCGTGATGGTGTCCCCAGGGGAGACAGTGACACTGGACTGTGAGCTGTCCCCTGCGGATGCACCTGTGTGCTGGTCCAAGGCGGGTGTCAGGCTGGAGGCTGGAGGCAGCCTGGTGCTGGAGGAGGAAGGTGCCCACCGCCGCCTGCTCATCCCCATGGCCAGAGCTGAAGACTCCGGAAAATACATCTGCGATGCTGCAGATGACACAATTGCCTTCACCGTTCAAGTGCTGG aTCCGCTGGTCAGGATCCTGGAGAGGGATGTCCTGCCAATCCAACGGCACTGCCAGGTCATGGAGGACCTGGTGCTGGAGGTGCAGCTCTCACACGCTCACGGGGAGGTGAAGTGGTACAAGGATGGGGAGAAGTTACAGGACACAGGGCACGTGCGGCTGGAGGAGGACGGGGCACGCCGCTCGCTCGTCATCCTGGgtgccacgggcagggacacaggggagtATCTCTGTGATACCGGCAATGACAGCATCATCTTCTTTGTCACTGTAGAAG TCCCAGAGCCACCGGTGACCATCGTGGGCAGCACAGGTGCCATGGAGCATCGCTGTCTGGTGGCTGGGGAGGACCTGGTGCTGACTTGTGAGCTCTCCCGGCCTGATGCCACCGTGCGCTGGCTCCGGGATGGCCAGGAGGTGCAGGCAGGTGAGCGGGTGCAGATGGAGGCCCGCGGGGTGCGGCGGCAGCTCACCATCCATGGAGTGCAGTCCAGTGACTCGGGGTGCTACATCTGCGATGCTGCCAGTGACCGTATGGTGACAAGCGTGGAGGTGTCGG cccagcccgtgTGCATTGTCAACAAGGAAGAGGCACAGAGCCCACTGGAGGTGCTGGAGGGGGACAGCGTGACGCTGGTGGCCCGGCTGtccctggagacagcagcagcacagtggcAGAAAGATGGACAGATGCTGTGTTCGGGTGGGCGGCTGCTGGTGTGCAGCGAGGGCCCCACACGCAGCCTCACCATCAAGCAAGTGGAGCTGGGTGACAGTGGCATCTTCCTCTGCGATGCTGGTGATGATGAGGTGCATTTCACACTGCACGTGAAAG AGGCACCTGTGCTGTTCGTGAACAAGAGAGAGGAGCTGGAGAAGTTGTTGGTGCTGGAGGGTGGCAGCACTGTGCTCTCCGCCATCGTGTCCATGGAGCGAGCTGATGTCACCTGGCTGGGCCCACAGCAGGCGGTGGTGGCCGGTGAGCGCTGCGAGCTGCGGCGGGATGGCCGCGTGCACAGCCTAGTCCTCCACAACGTAGCCAAGGAGGATGCTGGCATCTACACCTGCCTCTCCTCCAACGACCAGATGCAGTTCGACGTGAGCGTCCGAG agctgcaggtgaagttCCTGCGCGGGCTGTCGGATGTGCGTGCGCGGCAGGGTGAGCGGGTGGTGCTGTGGTGTGAGCTCTGCAAGGCACGGGGCGACGTGCTGTGGCGGAAGGATGGGCAGGCACTGGTGCCCGGCACACGCTGGCAGATGATGGCGGAGGGGCGAGAGCGCTCGTTGGTCCTGAGCCGTGTGGAGCCTGAGGATGCCGGCGAGTACTGCTGTGAATCCAACGATGACCGGACGCTGGCAACGCTGACAGTGCAGG TCCCCAGGGTGGTGGAGATCATCACAGAGCTGAAGAGCCTGACAGTGCTAGAGGGTGAGGATGCCACCTTCAAGTGCCTGGTGTCACCAGAGGATGTGGCCGTGACCTGGCAGCTGAATGGCCAGCCTGTGTTTCCTGGCGAGCGGCTGCTGGTGACGAGGAGTGGGCTGTGCCACAGCCTCACCCTCCGGCAGTGCCAGCCGGCTGATGCGGGCACTGTGACAGCCAACGCTGAAGGGCTGGTGAGCATGGCTCGGCTGAGTGTGCAAG AGGCACAGGTGCTGTTCGTACAGAAGCTGCGAGACGTGGTGGCAGAGGAGCAGGGGGACGCGTGCCTGGAGGTGGAGGTGAGCCACGAGGCTGCTGAGGTGCAGTGGCTGAAGCAGGGTGTCcttctccagccgagcagcaagtACCAGATGCAGGAGTCGGGACACCGGCGCACTCTCACTATCCGCTGCCTTGGCCCTGCCGACCGTGGCACCTACCGCTGTGAGAGCCTGCATGACCGCACGCAGGCCAGGCTCTGTGTGGAGC CTCAGAAGGTGTCGATCCGGATGCCGCTGGCGGACGTGGAGACCTTTGAGAAGGAAACGGCCACCTTCCACCTGGAGCTGTCTCACCCCGGTGTGTCCGGGGTCTGGACGCGGGACGGCATCCGGGTGAAGCCCAGTGGCACATGCCGAATCAGCGCCACGGGCTGCGGACACAGCCTCACGCTGGAGGGGTTGGCACTGCAGGACTCGGGCACCATCACCTTCACAGCTGACACCCTACGCTGCAGTGCCCGCCTGCTTGTGCGGG AGCCTCCAGTCACTATGGTGAGGGTCCCACAGGATGTGGGAGTCACGGAGATGGGGGTCGCCAGCTTCGAGTGCGAGCTGTCTCGCCCCAGTGTGGAGGTGAAGTGGTTCAAG GACGGGCAGGAACTGCGGCCAGGGCCCCACTGCCGCCTCTACTCAGTGGGTCTGCGCCGTGTCCTGCAGCTGAGCCGCTGCGAGCTGGCTGACACTGGCACCTACACCTGCGATGCAGGCGACTGCCAGGCCTCTGCCACGCTGCACGTCCAGG AGCGCCAGGTCTGCATCACGAAGGACCTGCAGGATGCCTGCGTGCAGGAGGGGGACAACGCTGTCTTCACCTGTGAGGTGTCACATGAGGACGTGAAGGGCGAGTGGTTCCGGGATGGGGAGAAAATCAAGGTCTCCAGCACAGTGAAGATACGGCAAGAAG GAACCCGGCATTTCCTGCTACTCTGCGGTGTGCGCCCCGAGGACGCGGGATTCATCCGCTTCACTGCTGGGATGGCTGGCTCAGAGGCCAGCCTGCAGGTGGAAG CGCTGCCCATCCGGATCGTGAAGCCACTGCGGGACAAGACGGTGCTGGCACGGCACAAGGCGACACTGGAGTGCACAGTGTCCCACGCCCGGGGCCGGGTGCGCTGGCTCCGCGGGGACACCGAAATCTTTGCCGGTGACAAGTACGAGATCTGCAACCTGGACTGCTACCGCACACTCATCATCCACTGCGTGGGCCCCGAGGATGAGGACTCATACACCTGCGACGCCTTTGATGATCGTTCCACCGCCCGGCTCCTGGTGGAGG GGAGGTAG